The Rhinoderma darwinii isolate aRhiDar2 chromosome 11, aRhiDar2.hap1, whole genome shotgun sequence genome window below encodes:
- the LOC142663767 gene encoding histone H2A type 1, giving the protein MSGRGKQGGKVRAKAKTRSSRAGLQFPVGRVHRLLRKGNYAERVGAGAPVYLAAVLEYLTAEILELAGNAARDNKKTRIIPRHLQLAVRNDEELNKLLGGVTIAQGGVLPNIQAVLLPKKTESSKSAKSK; this is encoded by the coding sequence ATGTCTGGACGTGGTAAACAGGGAGGCAAAGTGCGGGCTAAAGCCAAGACCCGCTCATCCCGGGCAGGACTTCAATTCCCTGtcggtcgtgtgcacagacttCTCCGCAAGGGCAACTATGCTGAGAGGGTCGGCGCCGGCGCTCCGGTCTACCTGGCCGCTGTGCTGGAATATCTGACCGCTGAGATCCTGGAGCTGGCCGGAAATGCTGCCCGGGACAACAAGAAGACCAGAATCATCCCCCGTCACCTGCAGCTGGCCGTGCGCAATGACGAGGAGCTCAACAAACTGCTGGGTGGTGTGACCATCGCTCAGGGAGGCGTCTTGCCCAACATCCAGGCCGTTCTGCTGCCCAAGAAGACCGAGAGCAGCAAAAGCGCCAAGAGCAAGTGA
- the LOC142662990 gene encoding histone H2B 1.1, with protein sequence MPEPAKSAPAPKKGSKKAVTKTQKKDGKKRRKSRKESYAIYVYKVLKQVHPDTGISSKAMGIMNSFVNDIFERIAGEASRLAHYNKRSTITSREIQTAVRLLLPGELAKHAVSEGTKAVTKYTSAK encoded by the coding sequence ATGCCTGAGCCCGCTAAGTCTGCCCCGGCGCCCAAGAAGGGCTCTAAGAAAGCCGTGACCAAGACACAGAAGAAGGACGGCAAGAAGCGGAGAAAGAGCAGGAAGGAGAGCTACGCCATTTACGTGTACAAGGTGCTCAAGCAGGTCCACCCTGACACCGGCATCTCGTCCAAGGCTATGGGCATCATGAACtccttcgtcaatgacatcttcgagCGCATCGCAGGGGAAGCCTCCCGCCTGGCTCACTACAACAAGCGCTCCACCATCACCTCCCGGGAGATCCAGACTGCCGTGCGCCTGCTACTGCCTGGAGAGCTGGCCAAGCACGCCGTGTCCGAGGGCACCAAGGCCGTCACCAAGTACACCAGCGCCAAGTAA
- the LOC142663751 gene encoding histone H1-like produces MAETAPAAAVPPTEPAAKSKKQPKKTAAGGAKKIKKPSGPSVSELIVKAVSASKESSGVSLAALKKALAAGGYDVDKNNSRLKMALKTLVTKETLLQVKGSGASGSFKLNKKQLETKDKALKKKPAAAGKSPKKTPAKSLTKAKRPAAAKKVAKSPKKPKPAPKKITKSPAKKAAKPKAAKSPAKKAPRATKSPAKKAAKSPAKKAPKAAKSLAKKASKSRKTVTKK; encoded by the coding sequence ATGGCAGAGACCGCACCAGCCGCCGCTGTCCCTCCCACCGAGCCTGCCGCCAAATCCAAAAAGCAGCCGAAAAAAACTGCAGCAGGGGGCGCCAAGAAAATCAAAAAACCCTCCGGTCCCAGCGTGTCCGAGCTCATCGTGAAAGCCGTGTCCGCTTCCAAAGAGAGCAGTGGGGTGTCTCTGGCCGCCCTGAAGAAGGCTCTGGCTGCTGGAGGATACGATGTAGACAAGAACAACAGCCGCCTGAAGATGGCGCTCAAAACTCTGGTGACCAAGGAAACCCTTCTCCAGGTGAAAGGCAGCGGCGCCTCCGGCTCCTTCAAGCTGAACAAGAAGCAGCTGGAGACTAAGGACAAAGCGCTCAAGAAGAAGCCGGCGGCTGCTGGCAAATCCCCGAAGAAGACTCCGGCCAAAAGCCTGACAAAGGCCAAGAGGCCTGCCGCTGCCAAGAAGGTGGCGAAGAGCCCCAAGAAGCCAAAACCTGCCCCTAAGAAAATAACAAAGAGCCCAGCAAAGAAGGCGGCCAAGcccaaagctgccaagagtccggctaagaaagcgCCCAGAGCtaccaagagtccggctaagaaagctgccaagagtccggcaaAGAAAGCGcccaaagctgccaagagtctGGCTAAGAAAGCGTCTAAGTCCAGGAAGACCGTGACGAAGAAATAA
- the LOC142662991 gene encoding histone H3, with amino-acid sequence MARTKQTARKSTGGKAPRKQLATKAARKSAPATGGVKKPHRYRPGTVALREIRRYQKSTELLIRKLPFQRLVREIAQDFKTDLRFQSSAVMALQEASEAYLVGLFEDTNLCAIHAKRVTIMPKDIQLARRIRGERA; translated from the coding sequence ATGGCCAGAACAAAGCAGACTGCGCGTAAATCCACCGGCGGGAAAGCGCCCCGCAAGCAGCTGGCTACTAAAGCTGCACGGAAGAGCGCTCCCGCTACCGGCGGAGTAAAGAAGCCTCATCGTTACCGCCCGGGCACAGTCGCTCTCCGTGAAATCCGCCGCTACCAGAAGTCCACCGAGCTTCTTATCCGTAAGCTGCCCTTCCAGCGCCTGGTGCGAGAGATCGCTCAGGACTTCAAGACCGATCTGCGCTTCCAGAGCTCAGCAGTCATGGCTCTGCAGGAGGCCAGCGAGGCTTATCTGGTCGGACTGTTTGAGGATACCAACTTGTGCGCCATCCACGCCAAGAGGGTCACCATCATGCCCAAAGACATTCAACTGGCCCGCAGGATCCGTGGGGAGAGGGCTTAG
- the LOC142662992 gene encoding histone H2A type 1-like, whose protein sequence is MSGRGKQGGKVRAKAKTRSSRAGLQFPVGRVHRLLRKGNYAQRVGAGAPVYMAAVLEYLTAEILELAGNAARDNKKTRIIPRHLQLAVRNDEELNKLLGGVTIAQGGVLPNIQAVLLPKKTESSKSAKSK, encoded by the coding sequence ATGTCTGGACGTGGTAAACAGGGAGGCAAAGTGCGGGCTAAAGCCAAGACCCGCTCATCTCGGGCAGGACTTCAATTCCCTGtcggtcgtgtgcacagacttCTCCGCAAGGGCAACTACGCTCAGAGGGTGGGCGCCGGCGCTCCGGTTTACATGGCCGCTGTGCTTGAATATCTGACCGCTGAGATCCTGGAACTGGCCGGAAATGCCGCCCGGGACAACAAGAAGACCCGAATCATCCCCCGTCACCTGCAGCTGGCCGTGCGCAATGACGAAGAACTCAACAAACTGCTGGGTGGTGTGACCATCGCTCAGGGAGGCGTCCTGCCCAACATCCAGGCCGTTCTGCTGCCCAAGAAGACCGAGAGCAGCAAAAGCGCCAAGAGCAAGTGA
- the LOC142662993 gene encoding histone H2A type 1-like, which produces MSGRGKQGGKVRAKAKTRSSRAGLQFPVGRVHRILRMGNNAERVGAGAPVYLAAVLEYLTAKILELAGNAARDNKKTRIIPRHLQLAVRNDEELNKLLGGVTIAQGGVLPNIQAVLLPKKTESSKSAKSK; this is translated from the coding sequence ATGTCTGGAAGAGGAAAGCAAGGAGGCAAAGTGCGGGCTAAAGCCAAGACCCGCTCATCCCGGGCAGGACTTCAGTTCCCTGTCGGTCGTGTGCACAGAATTCTCCGCATGGGCAACAACGCTGAGAGGGTCGGCGCCGGCGCTCCGGTCTACCTGGCCGCTGTGCTTGAATATCTGACCGCTAAGATCCTGGAACTGGCCGGAAATGCCGCCCGGGACAACAAGAAGACCCGAATCATCCCCCGTCACCTGCAGCTGGCCGTGCGCAATGACGAGGAGCTCAACAAACTGCTTGGTGGTGTGACCATCGCTCAGGGAGGCGTCCTGCCCAACATCCAGGCCGTTCTTCTGCCCAAGAAGACCGAGAGCAGCAAAAGCGCTAAGAGCAAGTGA